The Chlorocebus sabaeus isolate Y175 chromosome 9, mChlSab1.0.hap1, whole genome shotgun sequence genome includes a window with the following:
- the MYOZ1 gene encoding myozenin-1, with translation MPLSGTPAPNKKRKSSKLIMELTGGGQEGSGLNLGKKISVPRDVMLEELSLLTNRGSKMFKLRQMRVEKFIYENHPDVFSDSSMDHFQKFLPTVGGQLGTAAQGFSYSKSNGRGGGQAAGSGSAGQYGSDQQHHLGSGSGAGGTGGPAGQAGRGGAAGTAGVGETGSGDQAGGEGKHITVFKTYISPWERAMGVDPQQKVELGIDLLAYGAKAELPKYKSFNRTAMPYGGYEKASKRMTFQMPKFDLGPLLSEPLVLYNQNLSNRPSFNRTPIPWLSSGEPVDYNVDIGIPLDGETEEL, from the exons GTGGACAGGAGGGCTCAGGCTTGAACCTGGGCAAAAAGATCAGTGTCCCAAGGGATGTGATGTTGGAGGAACTGTCGCTGCTTACCAACCGGGGCTCCAAGATGTTCAAACTGCGGCAGATGAGGGTGGAGAAGTTTATTTATGAGAACCACCCTGATGTTTTCTCTGACAGCTCAATG GATCACTTCCAGAAGTTCCTTCCGACAGTGGGGGGACAGCTGGGCACAGCTGCTCAGGGATTCTCCTACAGCAAGAGCAACGGCAGAGGCGGCGGCCAGGCAGCGGGCAGTGGCTCCGCAGGACAGTATGGATCTGATCAGCAGCACCATCTGGGCTCTGGGTCTGGAGCTGGGGGTACAGGTGGTCCTGCGGGCCAGGCTGGCAGAGGAGGAGCTGCTGGCACAGCAGGGGTTGGTGAGACAGGATCAG GAGACCAGGCAGGCGGAGAAGGAAAACATATCACTGTGTTCAAGACCTATATTTCCCCATGGGAGCGAGCCATGGGGGTTGACCCCCAGCAAAAAGTGGAACTTGGCATTGACCTGCTGGCCTATGGGGCCAAAGCTGAACTTCCCAAATATAAGTCCTTCAACAG GACGGCAATGCCCTATGGTGGATATGAGAAAGCCTCCAAACGCATGACCTTCCAGATGCCCAAGTTTGACCTGGGGCCCTTGCTGAGTGAACCCCTGGTCCTCTACAACCAGAACCTCTCCAACAGGCCTTCTTTCAATCGAACCCCTATTCCCTGGCTGAGCTCTGGGGAGCCTGTAGACTACAACGTGGATATTGGCATCCCCTTGGATGGAGAAACAGAGGAGCTGTGA